The Penaeus chinensis breed Huanghai No. 1 chromosome 6, ASM1920278v2, whole genome shotgun sequence genomic interval TTTATTGAAAACACTACCTTTTATTCTTTAAACAGAATAAACATAGATTAATTTATTAAACTAACACAGATAACCAAATGGTATTAGTGCATAATAAGGTTATAAACAGTGTTACTTTATGTGTTGCAATGAGTATATAGGAGGTTCAGAGGTGACGGTTTGCTTGACCGCCATCGGTGTACCGCTGCCTTTACTTGATGCGTGGCGACACCGGTGGTGGGTGTGAATAGTCCCCAGTTGTCttgctctggcagagaaggtgtGCTGATGTTGGCTGGACCCGGACCTCGGAGCTTCTACCAGGAGCCGATTAAAGTATACTGTCCTTGTGAATCTTTCTTGGCCATGCTGTATCTGAGCAATGTGAAGCACTGAGAGCGCCCTAGTGTCGCAACGATGGTCCAGTGAGTCAATAGAAGACCAGGCCAGTAAAGCATACTCTAAATGTGGTCTGATCTAGGATTGTACAGCATGAGAATTCCCCAAGGATTCAGGTGAGATATGCGTCGGAGTGCTGAGCCTACTGACGTTGCCCTTGTGATCCCCATTCATAGACTGCTTgcagctttgaattcatattcatTGCTACAGCATCATGATCTTCACAGAGGTATGAAACGGAAACGGTACAACTATCGGTGTACACTTCGAGTTCAGGATGTTCCCTGAGCATGTAAATAATATAGAAATTCCAAAGTATTAGGAAAAGAACAGATGCTTGTGGTACCAATTCCTCTACCATATACTTTTGGGATGACTGGCCGCCATGctcttccagtgaggtaattatcaaaaATTTGCGAGAGATTACTGCTTTTGCatcttgcttgtagtttagcgaggagcTCTGTGTGCCACACTCAGTCCAAGGTGCTGGCTGGCATCCAGAGCATCCTGCCAGTGTTTACTTAGCAGTAGAAGGTCTGCAGTCAATTGGGGGGATTGAAAGTCAAATTGTCTTATAGAAAAAAGATTGTGATTTTCCAGGCGTTTCATGATATGTTCAGCAACTATCTTTTCAAATACCATGCTGATGCATGGCAAAAGGGAGATGAGCCGGTTATTGTCTggatttgttttttactttcttttgaaAAGGCATCattcttgcttccttccagatagtgggccagTGGCTTTCTTCGATACAAGACTAGAAGATGGATGATAATGACTGGGATAACACAGCTGCACACTCGTGGGTAGGCTGATATCTGAACCTGGTGTTTTCTTTGTATTAGATTGTCCTGGGCACGACGTTAAACTGTATCCAGGGACAAGACTCTGGTTTAGGAGTTCCAGAGCTTTGAGGAgagtggagccacctcttagttGTCCTTGCTCCCAAGTCCATCCTGACCTGGGGTGGTAGTACTTGTCAGGGTCCCATTCATGGGTTAAATGATGAAGCCTCTGCACACCCTCGAAGTGCACAAATGCCCCAACCTGGGCGACAGGCTCCGCTGCTTTGTGGGTACTATTTGGTTGTTGAAAGGCTTAGGAAGATCACCCTGACAGAAAATCTGGTGTGTGGCCCCAAAGGCACTCAGCTATATCAGCAGCCACTGCAGTCAACCCAGCACCAGACATAATGGTTCTTCCATTCCTCTTGATCATGTCGGTGAGACCAAGAGGGGAGTCTTTGGTATGGGCAGCCCAGTCTCTCCATATCATCTCCCAGGCCAGTGCCATGGAGAAGACACTACAGTTATGCTCTCAGCGTAGAAACAACACGGATATGAACAGTCACTGGTTATAAGTCCAAGCTTAAAACTGGGCGCCAGGGGTTCTTCTCATTGGTGGGAGAGGTTATTCAACTTCACTGGACATCTATCACCCGCCTCAAGATGGGCAGCCCCCAGTCAATAAGGAGTTGTCCCATCACTGGCCACTTGCCCCACTAGGTGTGTGGGGCTTAGGATAAATCCAACATGTGGACAGTAACTCCTGCACCAAATAactcaaagaacaaacaaacgacGAAGAATCTCTCAAAGACTGCAGGGAACTCACAGAAGAATCCAGCACTAAAACTTGGGTGCTGGAATGTTTGCACCATGCTGACCGGCTTATCAAGCAACCTCCAAACCATCTCAGACATCAGAAAGACAGCAATCATCAACAAGGAGCTGCTTTGTCTGCACATCGACATCGTAGCTTTGCAGAAAATTCGGCTTGCTGAGTCCGGCTGTCTCACATTCTTCTGGAAAGGCAAAGTAGAAGGCGAAGTACAAGAACATGGTGCAAGCTTTGCCATCaaatgaatttgaatttgaatttgaattgactTCAATGCACGTGCGGATGGCGACCATGAGGCCTGGCCGACCTGCATTGGTCACTGTGGGATAGGAAAATACGATGAAAACAAACGTTTGCTTGAGTTATCTTCGTTTCTCGAAGCTAAACCACACCACAAGGTTTCATGGAAACACCCATGGTCTAAGCACTGGCACCAGCTTGACCTTATCTTGACTAAACGCTCTAACTTGAAAAAATTCCTCATCCCCAGAACATACCAGCCGACTGCGATACAGACCACTCACTTGTGTGTTGCAAATTCAGATTACAGCCAAAGAGTTTTTGCCACACCAAATAAAAAGGAGATCTCAAGTGAATGACTTGTGCTCATCACAGCTCGACCCTCTTATCAAAACCAAAAGAGTTGCCCTGGAAGCAAACAAGGAAAACCCGTCCCCTGCCACTGTCCAGACCCAAAGGTCTGCAAGGAGCACGGTTCAACAGCTGTGAGATCTTGTGTGAACAAGTACTGGACTGATCTGAGCAAGACCATCCAGCAAGCTGCAGACACAGGTAACATCAAAGGCATGTGTGACGGTATCAAGAAAGCCAGCGGTCCTCATGTCAGCTTGACAGATGGGTAGAACACTACTCAGAACTGTACTCGAGGGAAGACGTCATTCAACAGTCGGCTCTGAATGACATTGATGCTCTCCCACCCATGCCAGAACTGGATGAGCAACACATGCTGGAAGAGCTGTCCAAAGCCATCGATCAACTGCCCTCACTACTCAGCAGTGTGGGAAAACTGTTTGCTCCGATTGTCCTAAACAGACTGCAGAAAATCGCAGACAGAATCTATCCAGAGTCGCAGTGTGGCTTTCGTTCCAATAGATCAACTGCTGACATGATCTTCTCCCTCCACCAGCTTCAGGAAAAGTGCAGAGAGCAAAGCCAGCCACTCTACCTTATACTCATCGGCCTCACTAAAGCGTTCGATCTTGTGAGCAGAAGCAGACTCTTCCAGACCTATTTGCAGAGTTCGGAGTGAAACTCGCCCACCCTTTTCTGTATCTTCTTCAATGTGTTCCTCAAACACACATTCAAGTCCTCAACAGATGGAGCTTACCTGCACTCCATATCTGACGGACGCCTGTTCAACATCGCAAGGCTCCAtgccaagaccaagaccaagacatGCTATTTGCTGACAATGCTGCAATAGCATCCCACGAAGAGAAAGGACTTTAGAGGCTGTGAACAGGTTTGCTGATGCTTGTAATCTTTTTGGTCTCACCATCATCCAGAAGAAGATGCAAGTCAATAGATCATGCCACGCTATCTCCCCCATGCATCAGCATAAATGGAGAAGAACTCGAAGTGGTCCACCATTTCCAGTACCTTGGATCAACAGCCTCAGACACCTTGTCACTGGATACTGAAATCAACAAGAGGATGGGAAAGGCATTCACAGTCCTGTCAAAACTCACCAAGAGTCTTGGAAAACAAGCATGTCACCACCCAGACCAAAATGAGTGTGTACAAAGTCTGTGTCATCGGTACTCTTTTATATGGCAGCAAGTCCTGGACAACTTACTCCTTGCAAGAAAGGAAGCTTCAAGTGTTCCATCTCAGATGTCTCTGCAGGATTCTTGGGATCTTATGGCAAGACAGGGTCTGCAACAACAAAGTTCTTGCCTGTGCAGATCTCCCCTCCATGTACACCTTGCTACACCAGAGACGCCTGCGCTGGCTTGGCCATGTCCACAGGATGGACGATGGACACATTCCCAAGGACCTCTTGTATGGAGAGCTGGCCACcggaaagagaagcagagggcGCCCTCGACTGTGCTATAAGTTTGTGTGCAAGCGTGACTTGAGGGTTTGCAACATCAATACCAAGTCATGGGAAACTTTTGCCATAGACCGAACTATCTGGAGGCAGCAGGTGGCGACCAGTcagcaacaaacaaaataagtacAGGCCTCAAGCACTGACCTGCACTCACCTGTTCAAGTTGTGGCAGAGTGTGCTTATCGAAGATAGGCCTCTATAGTCACTCCAAAACATGCACTCTATCCTACTCCCAAGGCGCTGATCCATAGTCTCTTGACTGACGGATACCAACAAGATTCTGAAGAATCTCTTTTGTTCTGGTGTGACAGATTTGACGACCAGGTAGTTGCTTATAGCATATAAATAGTGTCTCTGGATGTGTTATTTTAGCTGAGTAAGCTTCccaggtcgtttttttttttccgattactTAAAACAGGCTTGGTTAGAGAAGTTATTGTGGATTCTCGAGTTTCTCCTTGGTGCTCTCTGACGAGTGATTaccactccttgctgcctgctccCAGACTTGACAGTTTCCTCTTGCCATTTGTGGCTGGCTAATTTGCATGTGGCTGTCATTTCTGgccacaatctgtatttctttatGGAAGATAGATGACATCTGCAGGTAAACCAGGCTTTATCCCCATGAAGGTACATATTTCTCTTGCATCCCCCACCAGAAAAACATTCAAGACTTGTGACTGTATGTATGGCTTCATATCTGGCCAGTTTGCATGGTCTCAAAGCTGTATATTTCTTTGGCTGCCTTCGTCAGCTGTAGCGGTTAGGCAAAGATGTAAAATAACTGAAAGGTGACATTCCTATTCTGCTGAGCGATGAGCAGGAGATTAAGTCCTCAgtcgagagatctaccgaggatgtgcgtCAGGAAATCTAAATAAGCTGTCAGTCCGTGAACTGTGAGAAGTCCTTCATATGCTGACTGAGTGAAGTGGTGATTAAAGTTCCAATTATTAGGAGATGCTGACAATTATTGTGAACCTGAAGGGCATCCAAGTTTTCTGTTAGGAAGTCCATCTGTGTCTTGCCTTACCATTGCAGATTGTAGAGACTGTGAAGTAGCAGGGAATTTTTGTCTCAAGCATGACCTTCATAAAGATGGTTTACTGCCAGTGTGATAAGTCAACTGTTAGCAGCTaaatttcttattctctttatagCATACAGCTACTCTTCCAGAGTTatttcctttcctgtctcttctttgccTCCATGAGTACCCTCGTATCTTGCCAAAAGCAGGTTCTACCTTTGCATTAAGAAAGGTATTAATGGTCGCTATTATGTCGACACTGAGGATGAGAGCAATGCGAGTCAACTCACCAATATTAGTCCGAAGGCTTCTGACATTAGCAGAAAGAGGTTTGAGGGTCCTCTGATTGTTCTTTTGCGGGGCATGAATCAGTGAAGCCATCTAGCACACTGGCGCTTGGTTGCTGTTTGtacatacgtatctatgtatatattcatgtatatgtatgtatatatatatgtctgtgtgtgtgtatatgtatatgatacataaatatatttatatagacacacatacgcacacacacacacacacacacacacacacacacacacacacacacacacacacacacacacacgcacacttgttaacagatgataaaaaatatgtaaagtaatcacttttataGAGGAGACAACTTTATGACCTTAACTTGATTGAAACAATGAAtgggatccattggcttaataattTTAGTCATATGCCGCTGGTTCATTGCCAAGAtatacaacaaaagaaaaaaaatcttatcatacTAAATTTCCCTCTATTTTTGTCTGCTGGTGACAAGCTACGGCATATGGCCGTAGAAATATCGTTTGGCCAAGAGACCTCATCCATGGTTATAAAGGACTTCAACTGTCGTTAGACGAGGTAGCCGGTTTAGCCACTATACTCTAGTGATCAAcgacaacatatatgtataaaaatcttTTTATGCATTCATCATTTAGCATCTTAAGAAGGCTAGCCAAATCACTTTATACGAAATATCTCTCTGACAGTCCAATAAAACATTGGACGGATCTCCTATAAATAGTTTGAAATTTGCCGACCCACAATATAAAATGACTTTTGATGTCGATTCTCTTCTTGCAAATGCTCTACATCTCAAAAAATCCTTACTCCGGTTAACTGTTTATGgattacaaagaaaacaaatattttcgaCAGGGAAATTTACAAAGAGACTAATGTAATCACGATAAGAAGTTTTCTGAACCTGGTCCTTGCTATATTAAATGCACAATTAATTACTGATTTCCCTTCATCCAACCTTCCCTCAGGCTCGAGTTTGTTTAGACAGGTAGCAGCACTCCATTTGAATAGTTGGCAACAGCCGAGTAAAGCCCTGCCTCCTTTACcttcttttgtttataattacagggttttgtttttcttggtttctttctttctttatttatttatttattttttaaccatTGACCGTACTGAACCATTTTCAATTCAAATacacagaaaagagaaggagacggagacttAAGAGACGAAGACTGAGCCCCAATGTAGGGGATcccccctgccttgggcctcagccctcgcctcaactacttttgcgtggtcttttcttctgcctctttccttatccttctctacttcatccctttcctctgtcCACTTGTCCTAATCGGTCTTATTTTTACccctttcgccacaatacttaatGTTATCTTTGGGGGATTTACTATATCGCTGTATtctgaatacgccgctaatgaccttagatgtagaCGCGGAAgatttttttcaaaaaataataaataaataccatcATCTTCACAATCTTTTTTTATCAACTTCATAAACTTCACATTCTTGGAGTCGTTAACTACACAATTTTCTTCAGATCATTAACTTAACACTTTAATTTCACAATCTTGTCCGTACCATTAACTCCACTGTTTTACAAGAGGCATTAACTACTTAATCTTGTTCAAATCATTAACTACATATTCTTGTTCAAACCATTAACTACACAATCGTATTCGAATCATTAATTTCACAATCTTGTTCGTACCGTTAACTTCACAATCAAATCATTACTTCGTAATCTTGTTTGTACCATTAACTTCACAACCTTGTTCGAATCATTAACTTTACACTCTTGTTTGCACCATTAACTTACCAATATTTTCGAATCGCGAACTTCAGATTCTTGTATCCACCATTAATTTCTTGTTCAAATGTTTAACATCAAAATCTTGTTCGTACCATTAACTTAATAATTGTGTTAgacattaattcattaattcatgaGCTTCAAAATCTTGTTTGCACCATTAACGTTCTAAGCTTTTCTTCATTAATTTCACAATCTTGTTTGTATCATTGACTTTAATATCACAATCTTGATTATAACATTAACTCTAATCTTGTTAGTTATTAACTTCACATTCCCTTTTGAATCATGAACTTAACAATCGTACCATTTTGTCTAGTGATTTCTCTGTTTAGGAAAGATATGTTTGGGTGCTCTCAAGTACAGGATTGTGAACTCGAAAATTGAGGAATTTTGGAATTACCTCATAGTTTTACATAGATTCAGGACCTTGATATGTTTTTCTCGGTCCTCCTAGAATTATCAAGTGCTGCCTGGCCATATTTGCCTTTGATATATGTCGTTCTAGGTTTGCCACTTTGGCGTCGACCAGTCAGAACGAGGAGGTAGACTAACACGgccatcatgtttattatcagacGTTTCAAATAGGAGTCATTGTTCATTCGAAAGATGAAACCTGAGCTTTTCCAACATcagcaccatatatatatatatatgtatattactatatataaaagtgttaaaacccatttgTATAATTATGGTATTAGAGTGCTTCATTGGCATGGGAGTTGTCCAGATTTAAGTCttatagaatgtttatggaaagatATGATAAACGAGTTAATTGTACGATTGATAAAGGTATGGCATGAAAAGGCATTCCAGTCATGCCAAGACGTGATTAATTTTAAGAGCTGTTATTCTGGTTACAAATATCAAGTCTTTGATAatgaacacaaataaaataaggaaattatAAACTGCTTTCATTTTGAGATACTTATTCtaccaaaaaaaattaaactgcTGGTGGTCTCAATTATTACGccagtactgtatatataatatatatgtatatatataatgtgtgtgtgtgtgtgtgtgtgtgtgtgtgtgtgtgtgtgtgtgtgtgtgtgtgtgtgtaattagagagagagaaagtgagtgagcgagagagagaaagagagagagaggggggggggggggagtaaagtgaAACTAAAACGATGGATATAATTTCGTTCATAAAGTTGAAATGAACTCCGCATGTAAAGTAAAGTCTCGGTAATTTACAATCGGGAAGGATTTGTACATTTGCTTATTTTTTAGGACTATCATCTTTTATTTtgcttcataattatcattatcgtcattattgtttttggtgaTGACTGGTGAAGAGATGACTGTTATCATCACTTATGCAGCACGATTTTCATACCACATGGTGGTgacgacgatgatgttgatgacgatggtaatgatgatgattgcagtAACTGCTAAAACAATATTGATACAGGAATTCAATATACTACTGATGAATATCACAATAAATATACTAATTTTCATTATGGACAAAAACGAAACTTGTACTCACGCAGTTTCCTCGGTGTTgtcttcgacttcgacttcgttTGGGTCATTTGAGCGAAGAGATCGTGGTACTGAAGCCGTGGCTCTGGCTCTTAACGAACACCAGCACAAAGCCACTGTCACAAACACGAAAACTACCATGTTCAAAACCGATGTCAAAAATACTGCCACAACAACATCGTTAGTGCTGTAGCATTCAGTGGAAGATCCTGCTTTTGCGTCGGTTATGCTGGAAGTTGGATAGCTGTGCTTGATTATTCCCTGATCTTTGGAAGCTTGGAAAAGTGGGGAGTGACTCGCTGTTTGCGACAAGGCGCTATGGGCAACGATCCCACCAACTTCTCCCCGGCCAAATTTGTCACCATCTGAATTTCGTTCAGTCTGTGTTCTCGCCTCTGCCCGCTTCCTAATACTGGAAACCCGGTGTCCACGAGCTGTTCTGCTTCGGTACTCTAGACTGGTGGCTGTTGTCCCAGGGGAAAGGAGAGTCAGGAAAGGTGAAGAATGGATATCGCGGACCAAACCTACCTCAGGTATTGTAGGATCATGACTTATATATTTGTCTGATCCTTTAACATTACTTTCTTCTCTATCTACAGAAAGTTTAGTGGCTTTGAGCAGATCTGAAGATTTGACACTATCTATGCCTTCAGCATATATTTCACGACTGCCATGTTTAATGTCATCGCCGGACTGTGTGTCTACTATatatttgttgttactatttgcTGATAATGGATTCTTCTCCAGTGTGCGACGTGGCTTAGCTAGAGAGTTTATCGTCTGGCGCTTATTGGATTCTGGCAGGTCTATGAGCTCCTGAGAGCTTTGGCTGAGGGCCGGGTTGgcaggaggggaggcgagggaagctACAGAAACCAACGTCTGAACTACTTTATTCAATAGCACCTCATTGCGATATTTGTTTGTAATTTCTTCTTCATCCAGCATCGAATTGTTCACTATTTTGAGGGGGTATTTCTGAACTTCCTCTACACTACCATTTTCAGTTTTCTCACTGGGAGTGAGATAGGTCAAAATGCTGTTGTTCCCCTGTTGGTCATCAGGATGATGGATGGTCCATGGAAAATCCTCCAGAGGGTCTGGAGTTGTGGGATTGTGGGGCAGAGCCTTTGTAATATTAGGATACCATGAATATAGCTGAGGTATCACGAGCTTTGGAGTTGATGTTGATTCACTCGTGCCTAATCCCGTAGCCATGACTGCACCCTCAGTAGTTACACTATCTTGTAGGTTTTGGGTGCCTTCACTTTGAGGAGACGTGGAAACATTGGGTATAGTTCCTGAAAGTTTCGAGTTTTGCTCATTTGGTCCTTGAAGCATATCTTTTACTTGCATATTTCgaaaaatattatcaaaactTCCATCTGTGTCTAAAAGCATTTtgtacccccttccccatctccttttcccatGTCGCAGTTTATGTCGCCTACGtttacttactttcttttcttgggTATTTCTTGTAGCAAACTGAAATCGCGGGTAACTCTCAGCTGCAGACTCTTTATTGTTCTTGGGAAATGGTTCTACAGTGTCCAATTGGTCCGAGTGTGGCCCTAAAAAAGGTAAcatccattcttttcttttactttgtgaACTGAGTAAAGTGGCAAAGCTCTCCTTGCCCATGTATAAAGAAGTCCCACTCTTTCCCGTGTGTGTTTCATGATTTTTTGTCTCCCTGAGTTGCTTCAACCCTGCTTCTCCTAATAACGTGGCGTTAAAATGTTCTTGAGCTTCTGCCATAACGTTAGGATGGGATGCATGAAGATAAAGGACATTTCTCTCTACAGGATACATCAGCCGTGCCGTGGTCTCATCATCTGTAGAGTGAAATAAAGACATCAGTTTTGTTGCATACTTAGTTGGCTGATTGTCAGTTTTCATGGCAATACATGCTATGTCCACTGTGTCTTTTTGTTTAATGAATGTCTCTACAAatagatagctccacaagtgtttaatcaccaagaagtcaattactatccctacctctcctttttacccttttctttgacttttttccGTTGTATTACtaacataataaacataatgtcAACGCTAGTAGCAACATCGACATTATAGCAAAGTGAAAAAATACCCAAACATTTAGGCTCCTTCAAGGatgagtacttgtggagccatctatgtacacatattacATTACGCATTAATACTTACAGCTAAaggcacacaagcaaacaaaagttGCAACTATATGCCATAATtttaaatgtaaatgataatggtatacaGAGGAAGACTAACATTTTCTTGGCCTTAAGCCTACCCCCT includes:
- the LOC125026206 gene encoding uncharacterized protein LOC125026206, which gives rise to MEKNSKWSTISSTLDQQPQTPCHWILKSTRGWERHSQSCQNSPRVLENKHVTTQTKMSVYKVCVIGTLLYGSKSWTTYSLQERKLQVFHLRCLCRILGILWQDRVCNNKVLACADLPSMYTLLHQRRLRWLGHVHRMDDGHIPKDLLYGELATGKRSRGRPRLCYKFVCKRDLRVCNINTKSWETFAIDRTIWRQQVATSQQQTK